From one Lycium ferocissimum isolate CSIRO_LF1 unplaced genomic scaffold, AGI_CSIRO_Lferr_CH_V1 ctg32, whole genome shotgun sequence genomic stretch:
- the LOC132043987 gene encoding tubulin beta chain-like encodes MREILHIQAGQCGNQIGSKFWEVVCDEHGIDPIGKYCGDSELQLERVNVYYNETGNGRYVPRAVLMDLEPGTMDSIKTSPFGQIFRPDNYVFGQSGAGNNWAKGHYTEGAELIDSVLDVVRKEVENSDCLQGFQVCHSLGGGTGSGMGTLLISKIREEYPDRMMLTFSVFPSPKVSDTVVEPYNATLSVHQLVENADECMVLDNEALYDICFRTLKLSTPSFGDLNHLISATMSGVTCCLRFPGQLNSDLRKLAVNLIPFPRLHFFMVGFAPLTSRGSQQYRALTVPELTQQMWDSKNMMCAADPRHGRYLTASALFRGKMSTKEVDEQMMNVQNKNSSYFVEWIPNNVKSSVCDIPPRGLSMSSTFIGNSTSIQEMFRRVSEQFTAMFRRKAFLHWYTGEGMDEMEFTEAESNMNDLVAEYQQYQDATVEEDGDFEDEAGED; translated from the exons ATGCGTGAGATTCTTCACATTCAAGCAGGACAATGTGGGAATCAAATAGGATCAAAATTCTGGGAAGTAGTATGTGACGAACATGGGATTGATCCAATTGGAAAATACTGTGGAGATTCTGAATTGCAGCTTGAAAGAGTGAATGTTTATTACAATGAAACTGGAAATGGACGTTACGTGCCACGAGCAGTGCTCATGGACCTTGAACCTGGTACTATGGACAGCATCAAAACTAGTCCTTTTGGACAGATTTTTCGGCCTGATAACTATGTTTTCGGACAATCTGGTGCTGGAAACAATTGGGCTAAAGGCCATTACACTGAGGGTGCTGAACTTATTGACTCTGTTCTTGATGTTGTCCGAAAAGAAGTTGAAAATTCTGACTGCTTACAAG GATTTCAGGTGTGTCACTCACTTGGAGGAGGGACAGGGTCAGGAATGGGGACACTGCTGATATCAAAGATAAGAGAAGAGTATCCAGATAGAATGATGCTTACTTTCTCTGTATTCCCATCTCCAAAGGTTTCGGACACAGTGGTGGAGCCTTACAATGCCACACTTTCAGTCCATCAACTGGTGGAAAATGCTGATGAGTGTATGGTTCTTGACAATGAAGCTCTCTATGACATCTGCTTCAGGACTCTCAAACTCTCCACTCCAAGTT TTGGAGACCTGAATCATCTGATTTCAGCAACAATGAGTGGGGTGACTTGTTGCCTGCGATTCCCAGGCCAGCTGAATTCTGATCTTCGTAAACTAGCTGTGAACTTAATCCCTTTCCCACGGCTTCACTTTTTCATGGTGGGATTTGCACCTCTAACATCAAGAGGATCTCAGCAATATCGAGCACTTACTGTCCCTGAACTGACACAACAAATGTGGGATTCAAAGAACATGATGTGTGCTGCTGATCCTCGACACGGTCGGTATCTCACTGCCTCAGCACTGTTTAGAGGCAAAATGAGCACAAAAGAAGTAGATGAACAAATGATGAATGTGCAGAACAAGAATTCTTCGTATTTTGTTGAATGGATTCCAAACAATGTGAAATCCAGTGTTTGTGACATACCACCTAGAGGGCTTTCGATGTCTTCGACATTTATTGGGaattcaacttcaattcaagaaaTGTTTAGGAGAGTGAGTGAGCAGTTCACTGCTATGTTTAGGAGAAAGGCTTTCTTGCATTGGTACACTGGAGAagggatggatgaaatggaaTTTACTGAAGCAGAGAGTAATATGAATGATCTTGTGGCGGAGTATCAGCAGTACCAGGACGCTACGGTTGAGGAAGATGGTGATTTTGAAGATGAAGCTGGAGAAGATTAA